The genomic stretch TGGTGGCCAGGCCTGAGGGAGGCGGAAAGCCCAGCCCACTCTGGGCAGACTTTCTTTTTGGCTTTCCGCCTGGTGTCCTAGTGTCCAGGAGTTGATTAGTCTGCAGGAGCAGAGACGCTCCACTGAGCCCTGCTGGTCTGGGGCTGGAGCAGCCTGCAAGAGTTGCTTCAAAGAGTTCTGTCCTGACCCCTTTGGAGTTTGGCTTCAAGGAGAGAGCTTCTCAGGTTGCAGCTTCAAAGGCCATGGAGAGGCAGAGACTCCATTCTTAGGGCCTGACCCTGCTGGTGGGGCTCAtcatttgcccccccccccagtccatTGTTTCTGGTTGCCCCAGAATGCTTGGGAATGGTCCCCATCCtttttcccactccctctccacTTTTATGTAGCCTTTAGGTTCTAACAGTGCCATATTCCACCCAACCCCTGTGCCCCAGCATTCGTCACTGGCTTCCTTGCTCATCTCCCAGGGAAGCTGGGGCTTACTCTGTTCCCTCCTCCTGTCTCCAGGTAGAGACTCCACAAATGGATCCTCATAGAATAGGGTATGCATatctgcccccctgcccccagccctggtcCCTCACTTTCTAAAGAGATGCTTAACTGGGGACAGTGATTTTTCCCTCTTACTCCTCATTCTCCCTccctataaaaaacaaaaacaaagcatctGGGTATTGACAGAGATAGACCTGGCCCCAACGACTCCATCTCTCCCATCTTGCTTTCCCACTTGGGGATTCACGGGCCCAAGGTGATGCTGAGGGGTGCATGAGTCGTTCTAGCCCCTAGGCTGGCTAGCTGAGGACTGGCCTTGGAGTCTCCCTGTGGGCCTTTGGACTGAGAAGGCTCTAAGGAAGAGATAGGAGCCTGTCCAGTGTCCTCTGCTTGAAACCTGtgtgctgtgtggcctggggagAACCCCCAGAGAGAACGGGTTCTCTCTGAGAGAACGTGTGTAGGGAGTGCTCTTAGGCCAGTGGCAAGGTCCAGCTGGCTGGCTGGTAGCCCCAGGCTGCTAGGATTGGGGACCAAGGGGAAGGCACTGAGCCTCTGCTTCCGCAGGCTTCCTATCCCACCAGCTCTTCAtcacctcctccccctcttccagggagggggggcagtggaggtcgaaggggagagggaggacccAGTTCACTCTGGCCGAGTTCGAGGAAGATCCTGCTTGGCCTCTTTGCAAGTCCAGTTGTGGGACTTCCAGGAGATGGGACTTGAGATCTGAGGAGCAAAGGGGTTCCTGTCTGTTAGGGCACATGAGGTGAGCTAGAAGAGCGAGGGTTTCAGGGCCCAAGCTGGGCAAGTAGAGGAGCCCATGGAAAGAAGGGAAGTGATgacccacctccctccacaccGTGGTTCTAGCTGTGGATCATACTTAACAGAGGAGcttaaggaaaatgagaaatgaaaaaaaacaaaacccaaagaaacaCAGATTGTTGGGTTCACTCCAGAGTTCAAAATACGTTCTACTTACGGAGGGGTATGTTTTCTTCTCTCAGGCCCGGCCGACGGCTCTGAGGCAGGGTGTTGCGTGCTCTCTGGAGGCAGCAGCATCAGGCCTGGCCACGTGCCCCTGCTGTCCTGTGTGGTGGAGGGTAGAGGCCCATTTAGGACgtgggctggggagaggatgTAGTCACACACTTCCGAGGTTCATTCAGGGCAATGAGCCAGGCCTACCTACCTCTACTGCAGGCGGCGAGAGACCTGACctgggggtttgtgtgtgtgtgttttcctcttgggttttttattttgaagaggaGTTTCTGGTGCTTCAAAGAGCAGGTGTGGAGCTTGGCAGGACCAAGCTGGGACTTCTTGAGCTGTAAGCAACCTTCCCCTgggccccttctctctcttgggAGAAGCCTGGAGCCCTAGGCGAGCCGGGGGCTCTGTGCCTGGGAAGTGAGGAGCAGATGTCTGGGAGGAGCCTATTCTAGGCCCTGCCTGTGCTGCCTTGACTTGGGACTTCCTGCTACAGGAGCACCTGCCTAGGAGGGATGGGTGGTGCCCAGGAGGTTTTGTGAATGCTTGAGTGAGTAGCTTCCCTGGGACCACAGGGCCCTGGCTCGTTCTCTGCAGACCCCGCTGCTTCGGTTGTTCCTTCCCTCCAGCTCAGGCTCAGGGTGGGGAAAATACGTCTAGGATGTCTGGAGCCTGGGCTTACAGCTGTGGCCACACTTGAGTTTTTTCCTGTAATCTCTGGCCATGGCTCACTAATGCTAAGAAACAGGCTGTTTTTCACCTTTCAACAGCTCAGCTGAATCTTTTCCTGATGAGGAAAAATTGTGGCAGGACTCCTGAGGCCCCAGAGCCGCCTATGTTAACTACACCATTCTCCCAAATGCTCCCGCCACCTCCTCCTTTGCCTTTCCCTACATCTCTGGgtcatttttctccatctctgcctTTGGTCAGGAGTCTGACCCTCTGTGCTGAGAACATGAGTTCAGTGCTAGATGAAAAAGTAGGAGAAGCAATTCATCTCCATGATACTGGGCCAGGGGTTGGGGTTCTCTGATTTGGTGCAAGTCCCCACCCAGCCTGGCTTGGTTGGGTAGTTGTGCAGGTTGCATAATCTGGGCCCTGGGGCCAGCCCTGTGAAGCTGCCAGGGACAGTGTGTGCGAGGCAGAGCTGCCAAACAGGCCTTGCAGGGAgcagctgtggggaggggggcatgggACCAGGGTGACTCCCAGAAATGTTGGGGAGCTGGACCTCTGTGGGAAATCCTTCTGCAGGCTTCTACAGAAGCCGTTTCTGTCACCCAGATTCCTGGTGATCCTATGACTGATCTTGTATCCCAGGataatcttatttcttttctccaattTGAGACTGTGCGGGCTGAGTTAAGGCTCCGTCGGCTCCAGAGGCCAGGTGGTGCATGGACCACAGACAGAGGCCAGGTGCCGGCTGCTCTCCCAGAGGCCACCCGAGAGCCACGGCTTTCCTCTTGGGGTCTTCTGGCATCGGGGTGGGGAacagggctgcagggaggaggagagaagggtccAGGTCTGGGTTGTAAGTAGGAGCCATATGGTGACCAGATGGTCTCTGGACTCTGCCTGAGGCCATCCCCACCAGTTGGGACATGCTCCAAGCCATCCTGTTGGAACTTGCTCACCTAGGGGGCTGCTGCCTGATGGGCATGCCAGCCCCTCGGACTGACTTCCTCCCCTTGGTCACACCGCTGGGCGGGTGCCAGGAGATGTATGTTGGGGTTTTGCCTACTCCTATCACACTGCACCCCTCCACCCAGCTGTGACACTGCTCCCATGCCATGCTTTTCTCTCAGGTTGGGTAGGAGGGCTTGGTGGGGCCATGTGAGACCGTCAGGAGTGCCTCATAGCTGGCTGGTCCCAGGGAGCTGGGCATCGCGTGCGGGGGCTGGAAGGTGGTGACAGGCCCTGGAACACTCCCACaggccctcctcccacccccaggttCTGGCAGGCCTCATTTGCTGGCACCGATGCCAGGGCGGGTgaagggggcagggcaggcgTGGTTTACATTTCTCCTCTCCAGCACCTGCTCCCCTTTGTTCCTGGCCCTCCAACCTGGGCTGGGCGGTGTGCTACTTCGGGCCCAACCCAGCCCAGGAGAAGGATGGAGAGAATGGGCTGTGGGCCCCATGGGGCCCTGCCACTGACCTATGCACCCCCATTTGCTTGCTTCCCCCAGCGGCCTGGTATGTCACCAGGGAGCCGGATGCCCATGGCTGGCTTGCAGGTGGGACCCCCTGCCGGCTCCCCATTTGGTGCAGCTGCTCCTCTTCGACCTGGCATGCCACCCACCATGATGGACCCATTCCGCAAACGCCTGCTTgtgccccaggcccagcccccaaTGCCTGCCCAGCGCCGGGGGTAAGACCATCCTgtttctcctccctccacccagctAAGCTCTGATGGTAACAGAATAGTTCCTTCTGTCCTAAGAGCTCTGATGACTGAGGGAGACTCCTGGTTCTTCTGAGAGAGGGTTCTaggggctggaggggtgggtgggggaaggtgtGTTTGGACCACTGACGTCTTGAATGAGTTTTCGTCCTCCCTAGGTTAaagaggaggaagatggcagATAAGGTTCTACCTCAGCGAGTGAGTATGTtgggtgggggtgaaggaggcCTGCCCAGTGGCTGGTGGACTGTGGGTGCAATCAGGCTCCCCCGTCCTGGGATGGGGGAGCAAGGAGCCAGAGCTGCAGCAGAAACAATCCGAATTCCTCCCTTTCTCCAGATTCGGGAGCTTGTCCCAGAGTCTCAGGCGTACATGGATCTCTTGGCTTTTGAGCGGAAGCTGGACCAGACCATTGCCCGAAAGCGGATGGAGATCCAAGAGGCCATCAAAAAGCCTCTGACGGTGTGTGTGCAGCCCTGGCCAGCCCTGGGCCTTCCCAaacttctctgcctcttcttggCCTTGTTTTCCGGGGGCCAAGCACGGGGCTGCGATTTCTCACACTGCAGGATGTAGCCCATTAGTGGAGCATGAACTCAATTTAATGTGGTGGGGCCAGCatgtttttaacaaaatataaaatagaagttATAACACTTCACAGTAGTGTAGTATTTACCATAGTAGTAAAAGTATCATTTAATGACATTTTGTTTcagatgtttatatatatatgtggattGTGGGTCgtgatttaaaatgtaaacattatagATCGTTCTAGATCATGGTCAGAGGTTTGTAAGGACAAGACTAGAGAGTAGATCGGGTAGTTCCtgtctccccccacaccccactcctttttaaaaataataatctagaACAGTCCCCTGAGCGATGAAAGCTTCCAGAGACAAGGATACTTTGGGGCCATGATGGGTGTCCAAGTTGCATTTAAGTGTTAGCTGGAGGCTTCACAGCTTCACATACAGCACCCTGTCTGTCCTGTCACATCACCAATCCCGCTGTGTTGGAATTGTCAGTAGTCCATCTGTCTCCCCTGTGAGTTCCTTGAAGTGTGGGACCAGgatgtctgactcctgatttccgGTGCCTAACGAGGTGCCTGGCCCCTTGTCTACACTCAGTATTGATGTTGAAATGAGTTCAGACTGGAAGATTGGGTAGCATTGTTTTCCAACATGTTGGCCCACCTCTAGCTGGCCGTCTGTCTCTCTTTAGCAAAAACGAAAGCTGCGAATCTATATTTCCAATACGTTCAGTCCCAGCAAGGCAGAAGGCGATACTGCGGGGACTGCAGGGCCTCCCGGGGGAGCCCCTGCAGGGGACAAGGTGGCTTCCTGGGAACTCCGAGTGGAGGGAAAACTGCTGGATGATGTGAGTTGGGAAAGGTGGTGTCTGGAGGGGAGGTGGCCTGTGTGGGGTTGAGACTGGGGCCAAACACTGGAGCGCTTCCAGAGAAGTCCTGCCTGAGAGAGGGCTCTGCTTGGGGTCACAGCTCCAAGCCAGGTAGAGGTGGGAGGTTGAAGATTTGTTTGGTTGTTACAGTAGTTATCCTGCAGGTGGCAGTGAAGCGTCTTGAGGAAGGGGTACCCCTTTCTAATTCAATCCCTATTGGCTACCAGCGGGGCTGCACACAGAGCCCTTTCCTGGCCTCCAGTCTCTCTTTGCCCAGTCTCATTGCTTCCCTCAGGGCCCCCGAGTCTTCAGTACCCCGAGCTTCGGAGTTGAAATAATCCTCTTGTCGGGGGCTTAGCCTGGGTTAGGTTTGAGGGCCCAGCAGCACATTTAGCTCACAACCATTACCGTTCCCCAGCCTagcaaacagaagaggaagtttTCTTCGTTCTTCAAGAGCCTTGTCATTGAGCTGGACAAGGAACTGTACGGGCCTGACAACCACCTGGTGGAGGTGAGAGGCCCTGGGGCACGGGGAGCGCAGGCTGACATgctgcgggggcggggcggggggggcagagAAGCGGCCTTGGAGGGCCAGGCGTGTATGCTCATGCCTACTCCCTTGGTGACGAggtctgcttccctccctgccaGTGGCACCGGATGCCCACCACCCAGGAGACTGATGGCTTCCAGGTGAAACGGCCTGGAGACCTCAACGTCAAGTGCACCCTCCTGCTCATGCTGGATCATCAGGTGACACGTGTCTGGAGCCATAGGGAGTCCtctggggggaggtgggcagctTCCTGTTGTAAACCCTTCCTGTCCTGCCCTGTCCTTCCACTTTGGTTTCTCACAAGAACACAACCCCACCCCCTGACTCCCCCTTGTTCATCTCCAGCCTCCCCAGTACAAATTGGACCCCCGACTGGCAAGGCTGCTGGGGGTGCACACACAGACCAGGGCGGCCATCATGCAGGCCCTGTGGCTTTATATCAAACACAACCAACTGCAGGACGGGCACGAGCGCGAGTATATCAACTGCAACCGGTACTTCCGCCAGGTGAGCTGGCCTCTGTCCTCCGCACTAGTCTcgctgcccctgccctgcccactgcTCCACAGCCCTGTGGGGCTAGTTCTTGGCCTCATTTTCCACACTGACCCTGGGATGGTCcacttccctctgtgctctcaaAGGCATCACTGAGCCTTTGGTACTCTCTAGATCTTCAGTTGTGGCCGACTTCGTTTCTCCGAGATTCCCATGAAGCTGGCTGGGTTGCTGCAGCATCCAGACCCCATTGTCATCAACCATGTCATTAGGTAAAAGAGCCTTCCCATCCCCCTCTTTCCACTTCAGAGCCATTTACCATTGGTTTGATCTAAAAGCCGAAGAGCGGTAGCAAGTTCGGTTTCTTGCTCCCTGAGCAGGTGCAGGTTTGGCCCAGGTGGATGGGGTGAACATAGCTGTGTGCTTACCCTTCCCCTCCTGTGACCTGCCTACAGTGTAGACCCAAACGACCAGAAGAAGACAGCATGTTATGACATTGATGTGGAGGTAGACGACCCACTCAAGGCCCAGATGAGCAATTTTCTGGCCTCTACGACCAATCAGCAGGAGATTGCCTCCCTTGATGTCAAGGTgggccctctgcctctccagccttctctgagacccaggatgggggtgggcaggctCTCTTGGGCACTTCTATACGGATAGTACCTTGGGATGGGATCTGAGAGTCCTTTGGGGTTGGGCTTGGAAACAGGACTCCCCAAGAGTGGGGTCCAGTCTGACACATGGACTCCCTTCTCCAGATCCACGAGACCATTGAGTCCATCAATCAGCTGAAGACTCAGAGGGATTTCATGCTCAGCTTTAGCACCGACCCTCAGGACTTCATCCAGGAATGGCTCCGTTCCCAGCGCCGAGACCTCAAGGTGTGGTCCTCATTCTGAGGTTGATCCCATGCTAGGCCCTAGGGGATTTTTGCTGCCATCACTACTTCTACTTCCTGGGGCAGACTTGCACAGGGGTGGGAATTGCGCTGCATACAGCTCTCCTCCTGGCTCTCTGCAGATCATCACCGATGTGATTGGGAATCCTGAGGAGGAGAGACGAGCTGCTTTCTACCACCAGCCCTGGGCCCAGGAAGCAGTGGGGAGGCACATTTTTG from Ursus arctos isolate Adak ecotype North America unplaced genomic scaffold, UrsArc2.0 scaffold_24, whole genome shotgun sequence encodes the following:
- the SMARCD2 gene encoding SWI/SNF-related matrix-associated actin-dependent regulator of chromatin subfamily D member 2, whose amino-acid sequence is MSGRGAGGFPLPPLSPGGGAVAAALGAPPPPAGPGMLPGPALRGPGPAGGVGGPGAAAFRPMGPAGPAAQYQRPGMSPGSRMPMAGLQVGPPAGSPFGAAAPLRPGMPPTMMDPFRKRLLVPQAQPPMPAQRRGLKRRKMADKVLPQRIRELVPESQAYMDLLAFERKLDQTIARKRMEIQEAIKKPLTQKRKLRIYISNTFSPSKAEGDTAGTAGPPGGAPAGDKVASWELRVEGKLLDDPSKQKRKFSSFFKSLVIELDKELYGPDNHLVEWHRMPTTQETDGFQVKRPGDLNVKCTLLLMLDHQPPQYKLDPRLARLLGVHTQTRAAIMQALWLYIKHNQLQDGHEREYINCNRYFRQIFSCGRLRFSEIPMKLAGLLQHPDPIVINHVISVDPNDQKKTACYDIDVEVDDPLKAQMSNFLASTTNQQEIASLDVKIHETIESINQLKTQRDFMLSFSTDPQDFIQEWLRSQRRDLKIITDVIGNPEEERRAAFYHQPWAQEAVGRHIFAKVQQRRQELEQVLGIRLT